The genomic DNA CAAAGCCTGCCTCGCATAGCCCCTGTTTGCTCACTGAGTTCCCAAGTGCAACCCCCCATGGAGTGTGCAGTGCCCTCCTCTGTTGAGCTGTGAGTATATGTGACCAATAAACTGTTATTGATCATGTCTGCCCAGTGTCAGGTGTCATGTGTTCAGCCATCCCCATAACCCTAGGGTAGGAATACCTCCCTCACCAATGGGGTGCATAGGAGACAATTAAAACACACtcatacacccacacacatatacacatccacgggggatacattccaagacctcccagtggatgcctgaagccacagatagtactgaaccctatatATACCCTGTTTTATCCTATACATACATgcttatgataaagtttaatttataaattaggcacagtaagagattaacaataactaataatacaATAGAACAATTATATCAATATACAagaataaaagttatgtgaatgtggtttccctctctcccttaaaatatcttattgtactgtACTTACTGACCCTTATTTTTGTGATGACGTGAGATGATACaatgtttacagatgacatgaaaTGAGGTGAATGATGTAGGTATTGTGACGTAGTGTTAGCTACCATTGACCTTCTGACAATACGTCAGGAGGATCATCTGCTTTAGGTGATCGTGGATCATCAAGCCATGACAATGTGGATGGTTGGATGTCAGGAGCAGATGATGTCATGGTTGGGGATCCCAGGCGataggggcagggtggggtggggcgtgATGGTGATAGATTTCATCACTCTATTCAGAGTGGCAcgtaatttaaaacttatgaattgtttattttggggattttccatttaatatatttGAACTACGGTTGACTGagggtaactgaaaccacagaaagagaaactgaggaTAAGGGGGGATtcctgtatatatgtatgtattatttcaaaatgcattgaaatatatacttaaaatgggtgattttattgcatgtaaattGTAACTCAACCTACAGttgatttttaaatctgtaaaaaaGTGAGTTGAATACCCGCAATGTAATGAGAGTCATTCTATTTCAATATGGTGCTATACAAAAGTTTGAGGACCTATGAGATGCCCATTAGAGAAACTACTAAAATAAACTTGGTGGCTCAGGAAGAACTTCTGAATGAAGTCAACAGATCCAGTGAGTAGGAATTGGTCTAGTGAAAGTTATGGGAAAGCAAAGAGGAGATACAAAATATTCCAGGCAAAGGAATCAAAAAGCTAGAGAGAGACTGGCCCATCTCAGATCCAGGAATGGTCCAATTACTAAGCCAGAAACTTGGTCCCACCCCAGATCTCTACCTCTCCCCAACCTCCACGGTCCAACTAATCACCAAGTTCTAATGAATCCGAATGTCGCTTTTATCTGCCCATCCTCTTTGTCTTTAAGCCCTGGATAACTATCACCTACAAAATACTCGTTACTGGACTCGGCCCACATTCCATCTTCCCACAATTTATTTTCAACATCAGCAGAGTGAACATTAAAACACAAATCTAATCACATCAGTCCCCCATTCAATATCTTTCCATTGTTCCCCAGTGAATAAAGAATAATTGATATATGCCTTAGCATGATATATGAGAATGTTCATGATGGAGCTTCTACCTTTGCTATCTTAACTCTTTCCACGCCCTCTTCCTGACTTTTATATACTAAACACATTCTCTCATTCTTCTGAACTTCAGATAGAGGTGGCCCTCTTTCATTGGAATCAAGTCTCAACTCATTTACTACTTCCTCTATTGAGATGGTCCCTGCCTCATCtaggggagatttttttttttttttttttggctatgctgcgtggcttgtgggatcttagttccctgaccagagactgaacccgggccctcggcagtgaaagcgcagagtcctaaccactggaccactagagaaTTCCCAAGGGCagatttaaatgttcttttcttatGCTCCAACTGTGTTATATACAAGCCCCAAGTTATCATCATGccctaaaaaataatttaaattgttgttgtttttatagttACAGCAAGccccatttattgagtgctcagatttttttaaaaaaaatttttgtttctggAAAGCTTTCTTAtgttacatttcatttatttatttttatttttatttaattatttatctatttggttgcacggggtcttagttgcagcaggtgggctccttagttgcagcaggtgggctccttagttgcctctcaccggctccttagttgtggcatgcgaactcttagtagcggcatgcatgtgggatctagttccctgaccagggatggaacccaggtcccctgcattgggagcacggagtctcatccactgtgccaccagggaagtctcagtgctcagattttatttttgttacttaaTTGAATTCTCATAAGGAACccaatataaatgtattattttacccactttacatatgaggaaataaTGGCTTAGGAAGGTTAAGAAATTTGCATAACGTCATACAGCTGGTGTGCCCAAGCACGGATTCAAGAACTTCTTAATTAAATCCAAAtctgagattccatatatacatgttgTTTATCCACTACAGCCAAATGGACTCTGAATTCCTTGAAGGCTTGGACCATAACTTTGCAATGATGTATTCATAGTTCAtagtacagtgcctgggacacaggaAGTACGTGATAAGTGCCTGACTGCCAAATAAGAGAACCAGTCGTCTTTCATACACACCCAGGAAGGCTGACTGCCAGGACCTTGAATTGGAACCTCATAATTAGCCTGCTTTCAATTATCTTAAGGACCTGTGAATCAAAAAACTCCATTTCATTAAGCAATTCAGATTTTGCCTCTGACTTTAAGACTTTGCCCTGTTACATACCAAATGCAAGTGAATGATGTTTCCACTATTTCTGGTAATAAAAACATTCTGATACAAAATGAGGGTAATGTACCTCCAGCTCCACGTACAGCCCTACAAACCAGTGCACAAGTTTACCTGTCCACATGAAGAGAGTCAATGAAGTGAAAAACCGCTGTACTGATTGATTCTTCTTCGCCCTGTTCTGGAAAAATCACCCAAATTAGAAATGAGGCAGAGTCAACTGAGTGTCATCCTATAAGTCCATATTTTTATCTGACTCTACTAGGAAACTTAACTTTTCCCAGACATAGATGAAGTAGCAGCACCGGTGATTTAACGGGTTAGCATGAAGAGAAACGGTGAGGAgcaatattttttgcttttcttcccattGAAGAAAGTTATCATTTTATTGTCCTGCAGGCTCTCAACCTGCTTTCTACCTAGATTAACAAGAGCAGTTCTGCACTCCCTTCTCCACTTAACAATCAAGGCTGCATAAatgtaaatgctttttctgaaccACCTGTCATTGTGCTGGTTCTCAGAataatggattaaataaaactttgacAGGTGTTCACCAACAAATGTGCAGGATTCATGATTTGTAGAAATTAGGTATTGTGCTTTCAAGCGGCTGTTTGGAAGCAAGGAACTCTTTCCCCAAAGCCTCCTAGCTAATTTCTCCTTAACATCGCCTTGGCCAAAATCAGATCGAGATCCATTTCCGAAGGGGCACGGAACTGACTGGTTTGGAAGAGTCAGCGTCCGGGAATGAATGATCACCAGTGGGGTCTCCATCAGCAGGACCACCACAGGGCGATCTTTTCTGTTGGATAAAGCGAGACTCAACATCAGCCACAGCATGGCAGGGGACACACCTTCTGAGCAAGTCATGGACCCCACTTACTGGACCAGGGAGGGAGAGATGCCATATTCATTGAGACTCAATTTCTTTTTGAACAGCGCctgacatttattgaaaataaggaaaagacgTTTGTCCAGGTAGTGTAGAAGAGCTGGGCAGAGTGCAGGGGTTACTGTGTGCAACAAAAGGCACACATCAGGGAGACAGCTGCACATTCAGAAGAGAACTGGATGCTGGGCTAAACGAACAGGTCCACAGGAGACAATGAGTGACTCGATTTGGCTGCCAGGCACCCCTGGGACCTGGCGGCCACCTGGCAGGAGCGGAAGATGtctctgggaggagggagggactggGTCCCGCCGAAGGTGAAAGGCTGGCCGGCCCCTCCAGGGCAGTGGCGAGCTGTTGGAAGCATTGTCCAGAGGCTGTGGCCAGCTCAGACACCTCCCGGGCGAGTCCAGACCGCTGAAGGCTGCAGGCTGTAGGCGGGATGCGGTGGatggcggtggcggtggcggcggcagcggcagcgcaGGTCTCTGGGCACCTGCATGCGGGCCTGGGAGTCTGGCAGAGGGCGGGCGGTTGGCAGCGGCCGGGCTGAGGGTGGTCTGTCCGGTGTGTAACAGGAGCCCGGCTTGCAGATGGAGCGCACGACCGAGTCCAAGTGTGCAGGGGAGGGGCCGGGCTGGCCCGAGAGGGAGAGGGCGGCGGCCGCTCCAGAGCCAGGcccggcggcggcagcagcgggaACCTGGAGCGCTATTCCTGGAACAAAGGCAAGCACTACGCGGGACGGGACACGAGCGCGGGGGAGATCGCGGCGACCCGAAGGTGAGGGACGGGGGAGGCGCGGCGGGAGGACGCCGCCTGTGGCGATCTGGGCGGCGGCGACTGGCGCGGCGGACCCTCCCCCGAGCACCCGCCCCCAGGCCCGAGGGGCTCCCGGCCTAGAAGTCCTCGTCCTCCACCCAGCCAAAGACCCGCTTCATCTCGGCCAGGAAGCCCCGGTAATCGTTGAGGAGGGGGCTCTGCTTCCTGATGTAGGGGATCACCCACTGCAGGGCGGGCCCGGTCAGGCGGGTGATGAGGAACGTCACCTTCAGGGCATCGTTGGTGAACAGGGTCTCGTCCACTAGCATGTAGGCGCCCGTCTGCACGATAAACTCCGGGAGCCGGTCGGTGTCGCCGTCAAATGTCTCGGGGAAGGGGATCGGGTTTCTCCACCGACGCGTCTGGGGCCGAATGGGCAGGGCCAGGAGGGCCTTGATCAGCTGCACTCGGCCGTCCATCGCGCCTCGCTCGCTTCGCTGGGTTCAGCGAGGCTCCGCCGAGGTGGGCGAGGAGGCGTGGCGGGAAGTGCGTGTGTGCGGAGGCGGGCCTGGTCCCGGGATGGGCGGGGCCACGGGCAGTTCCCGTCGCAGTGGGGCTCCGCCCACATGGCCTGGCATTTGCTAGGGCGCAGGTGCAACAAGGCGGTATACCTCGCACCAGAGAGGACGGGGGAGGGGCGCCATGCAGGAAGAGGGGGCGGATTTGCTAGGGCGCAGGTGCAACAAGGGGGAATACCTCGCGCCAGAGAGGACGGGGGAGGGGCGCCGTGCAGGAAGAGGGGGCGGAGCTAATGGTTCTCGAGGAGTTAGGGGGTCGAGTCAAAGGGCCGGGACCAAGGGTTTTTTGGGTGTGCcgcagggaggggcaggagccAGGGGCAGAGCTCAGGAcactgaatctttttttctgtttaatatcaaattatttctattaccgtattttattttttcactgaaatatagtattatatgttataggtgtataatatagtgattcacaatttttattggTTGTACTCCATTTCtcgttgttataaaatattggctgtattccctgtgttgtacggTATATTCTTGTAGCTGATTTCATACCTAAtagttgtacctcttaatttcctacccccatattgcccctcccccttccctctccctactggtagcaactagtttgttctccatatctgtgagtctgcttcttttttgttatactcaccagttggttgtatttttttccattcccatataagtgacatcatatagtgtttgtctttctctgtctgacttatttcacctagcatgaTACCTGCCAAGTCCAGCcgtgttgcttcaaatggcaaaatttcattcttttttatggctcagtagtattccattgtatatctaccacatcttctaaatccattcatctgttgatggacacttaggttgtttgcatatcttggcaattgtaaacaatgttgctatgaacattagagtgcatgtatcttttaaaattagtgttttcatttttttcgggtatatacccaggagtggaattgctaggtcatatggtagttctatttttagttttttgagaaacctccatactgttttccacagtggctgcaccaatttacatttccaccaacggtgtacaagggttcccttttctccacatccttgccaacatttgtgttctttttgatgatagccattctgacaagcatgaaatgatagctcattgtggttttgatttgcatttccctgatgattagtgacaaaACAGTATAGGCTtatatgattcttttttatatCAATGGCAAGAATACACAAAACTAAATGTTTATAGAGttcagaatagtggttatctcAAGAGAGTGGGAATTATATTCTGCAAAGTTGCACGAAGGAATCTTACAAGATATACCAaaagtgtcttccaaagtggctctacTATTCtgtattcccatcagcaatgtatgagaaatTAATTTGTTCTTCAAACTCAGTGACACTTAGTATTGTCAAGttatgttttggtttggttttggttttggtttttttactttagccattctagtagatGTGAAATGGTAACTcactgtggttttagtttgcaattcctaattattaatgatgttgaacatcttttttgtGTGCTTACttgccatatatatattttttcttttgtgtagtgtctgttcaaatatttttctcatttttagttgagttgtttacttttttattgttgagttgtattcAAGTCTTATAAAGATATGCGATTTACacacattcccccccccccccccgcctgtgccttttcattctcttaacagtgtttttTGAAGAACACAAACTTTAATCTGAAGAAGTCCTATTTACCTAATGTTCCTTTTATGGATTATATTTTTCATGTCATAggtaagaaatctttgcctaatctAAGGTTGATCAGGttttttcctgtcttcttctagatgttttataattttagattttaccATTAGATCTATgaacaattttgagttaatttttttgtatggtatGAGGTAttgatagaaatttattttttttgtagatgGATATCTAATTGTTCCTGTATCATTGTTGAAaggactatcctttctccactggtTTGCATTTACacttccatatatgtgtgggtctatttctggattccatattctgttccattcatccgtttgtctatctttttttttttttttttttttttttttttttaaattgaccatcttaaccattttttttttttttttttacttgattttatttatttatttatttatttttggctgtgttgggtcttcggttcgtgcgagggctttctccagttgcggcaagcgggggccactcttcatcgcggtgcggggaccgctcttcatcgcggtgcgcgggcctttctctatcgcggcccctcccgtcgcggggcacaggctccagacgcgcaggctcagcaattgtggctcacgggcccagctgctccgtggcatgtgggatcttcccagaccagggctcgaacccgtgtcccctgcattagcaggcagattctcaaccactgcgccaccagggaagccccgtttgtCTATCTTGATGGCAATattacactgtcttaattactgtagctttatcaTAAGTCTTGGAATCAAATAGTATTAGTCTTCCAAGTTATTTCAATTTCAAACTAGTTTTAGTCATTGtgtgtcctttgcatttccatgagtTTTAGAATCAGTTactttttacatattaaaatttttcctgagactttgaatctatagatcaatttagggagaattgatatcttaaaaatattgttttccaacCCATGGACATATATCTCTCCATTACTTAGATCTTCTGtcatttatctcaggaatgtTCTGTATTTTTCCGTGTACAAGttctgtatttttacattttttgtcaAATTTAACTCtaagtttttcacatttttatggtatttaaaaacttttttagtttctgggacttccctggcagcccagtggttaagactccgtgctcccactgcaggggtcacaggttcgatccctggttggggaactaagatcccacatgccatggggcaactaaggctgtgcac from Balaenoptera acutorostrata chromosome X, mBalAcu1.1, whole genome shotgun sequence includes the following:
- the LOC130706311 gene encoding CAAX box protein 1-like, which translates into the protein GAPRAWGRVLGGGSAAPVAAAQIATGGVLPPRLPRPSPSGRRDLPRARVPSRVVLAFVPGIALQVPAAAAAGPGSGAAAALSLSGQPGPSPAHLDSVVRSICKPGSCYTPDRPPSARPLPTARPLPDSQARMQVPRDLRCRCRRHRHRHPPHPAYSLQPSAVWTRPGGV